A single window of Rhodamnia argentea isolate NSW1041297 chromosome 5, ASM2092103v1, whole genome shotgun sequence DNA harbors:
- the LOC115755150 gene encoding pentatricopeptide repeat-containing protein At1g22960, mitochondrial, which produces MTLSLKASKALATTLPASHPHYLKVRLLFPLCLSFHSCSPSISDEPTSVSESLYRDLILTTIARKPRAFANKKWVSDEFRELVINPGLLVRVLSSIRAKPRIALRLFRWVEMQDGFILSEHAFCVVLEILAENNLMRSAYWVVDRAVSLNVDEILDVLIGGGVRLEVLGKLLDILLWVYTKKSMIGHCLSTFDEMVRRGILPDVKNCNRILRILRDKKLVVKARVIYRTMEEFGIKPTIVTYNTLLDSYCKEGEMQQALELLAEMHKRQCFPNDVTYNVLINGLSKNGELDQAKGLIEKMLKLGLEVSAHTYNPLISGYCSKGLLVEALGIEEEMEVRGASPTVATYNAMMYGLCKWGKMVDARQQLAAMVKRNLHPDVVSYNTLIYGYCRLGNMKEALLLFEKLQYHDAVPTTITYNILIDGACRNGDLEFAQHLKDEMINRGIPPDVYTYTILANASCKLGDLCLAESFFSEMLRKGLEPDRVSYSTRIVSQLKLGDCGMAVGLQEEMLAKGFPPDLITYNIFVHGLAKLGNLEEACDLLQKMVHNGFLPDHVTYTSIIHAFSETGELGKARKLFKEMLSKGLVPSVVTYTVLIHAHAGEGGLQGLQMAVSYFLEMQVKNITPNVITYNALINGHCRARKIDQAYKYFDLMERRGILPNKYTYTILINENCNRENWQKALSLYIEMLRRDVQPDFVTHSALMKKLNQDYKLHAVQLLEDLITDSAEVASAMT; this is translated from the coding sequence ATGACCCTCTCTCTCAAAGCTTCAAAAGCTTTGGCCACGACCCTCCCTGCTTCGCACCCCCACTATCTCAAGGTACGGTTGCTGTTCCCGCTCTGTTTATCTTTCCACAGCTGCTCACCATCGATTTCCGACGAGCCCACGTCGGTTTCTGAATCTCTGTACCGAGACTTGATCTTGACTACGATAGCAAGAAAGCCCCGGGCTTTTGCGAACAAGAAGTGGGTGTCTGATGAGTTCCGGGAACTGGTTATTAACCCCGGGTTGCTCGTCCGGGTCCTGAGCTCGATTCGTGCAAAACCCAGGATCGCTTTGCGGTTGTTTAGATGGGTCGAGATGCAGGACGGTTTTATCCTGTCTGAGCACGCGTTCTGTgtggttcttgaaattttggCAGAGAACAATTTGATGCGGTCGGCTTACTGGGTTGTGGATAGGGCGGTGAGTCTCAACGTGGATGAGATTCTCGATGTTTTGATTGGTGGGGGAGTGCGGTTAGAGGTCTTGGGGAAGCTTCTCGATATTCTGCTGTGGGTGTACACCAAGAAGTCCATGATTGGGCATTGTCTATCGACCTTTGATGAAATGGTACGGAGAGGGATCTTGCCGGACGTGAAGAATTGTAATAGGATTCTCCGGATTCTTAGAGATAAGAAGCTAGTAGTTAAAGCTCGTGTAATCTATAGGACGATGGAGGAGTTTGGCATAAAGCCGACCATTGTCACGTATAATACTTTGTTGGATTCGTATTGCAAGGAAGGTGAAATGCAGCAGGCGCTGGAGCTCTTGGCGGAGATGCATAAGAGACAGTGCTTCCCGAATGATGTTACTTACAATGTGTTGATAAATGGGTTGTCCAAGAATGGGGAGCTAGACCAGGCCAAGGGACTGATTGAGAAGATGCTGAAGTTAGGATTAGAGGTCTCGGCACACACTTATAATCCTTTAATTTCTGGGTATTGCAGTAAGGGATTGCTTGTTGAGGCTCTAGGTATTGAGGAGGAGATGGAAGTTAGAGGGGCATCTCCTACTGTGGCAACTTACAATGCCATGATGTATGGCCTCTGTAAATGGGGGAAGATGGTTGATGCTAGACAACAACTCGCAGCGATGGTCAAGAGGAATTTGCATCCGGACGTGGTTTCTTACAACACTCTTATCTACGGCTATTGTAGATTGGGCAATATGAAAGAGGCCTTGCTCTTGTTTGAGAAGCTACAATATCATGATGCTGTTCCTACTACAATCACTTACAATATCCTTATAGATGGCGCTTGCAGGAACGGCGACTTGGAGTTTGCTCAACACttgaaagatgagatgattAATCGAGGGATTCCTCCTGATGTTTATACTTACACCATCCTGGCTAATGCATCGTGTAAGTTGGGTGATTTATGTTTGGCCGAAAGCTTCTTCAGTGAAATGTTGCGCAAAGGATTGGAGCCTGATCGTGTCTCGTACTCAACTCGTATAGTTAGTCAGCTCAAGCTAGGTGATTGTGGTATGGCAGTTGGCCTGCAAGAAGAAATGCTGGCAAAGGGTTTCCCTCCTGATTTGATCACTTACAACATATTTGTGCATGGGCTTGCTAAATTAGGCAACCTAGAAGAAGCATGTGACTTATTGCAAAAGATGGTTCACAATGGTTTTTTGCCGGATCATGTAACTTACACCAGTATAATCCATGCTTTCTCAGAAACGGGCGAGCTCGGAAAAGCAAGAAAGCTGTTTAAAGAGATGCTGAGCAAAGGATTAGTACCTTCAGTTGTGACGTACACAGTGTTGATCCATGCCCATGCCGGCGAGGGTGGGCTACAGGGGCTACAAATGGCTGTTTCTTACTTCTTGGAGATGCAAGTGAAGAATATTACCCCTAATGTGATCACCTACAATGCTCTCATCAATGGTCATTGCAGAGCGAGGAAGATTGATCAGGCTTACAAATATTTTGACTTAATGGAGAGGAGAGGTATCCTTCCTAACAAGTATACCTATACCATATTAATAAATGAAAACTGCAATAGAGAAAATTGGCAAAAAGCTCTGAGTTTATACATAGAAATGTTAAGGAGAGACGTGCAGCCTGATTTTGTCACCCACAGtgctttgatgaagaaattgaacCAAGACTACAAGCTGCATGCAGTTCAATTGCTGGAGGATCTGATTACAGATAGTGCAGAAGTTGCTTCTGCAATGACTTGA
- the LOC115755163 gene encoding probable inactive receptor kinase At2g26730, with translation MLNSPETHLHLLMFSIMRSSMSLGKFFLTSLILLLNHRITASSALPLGYDGDEREALYVLRAAFNNSLLNSNWRGIHCYMDDPPRWYGIQCNNGRVTVIALEGMGLKGVVNSDALIHFSELSILSFKNNALLGNIMNFSGNQKLAQIDLSGNKFHGPISESLLSLALLASLKLQNNNLSGKIPEFNQPTLIYFNVSNNNLGGQIPLTQVVQSFSLDSFSGNLGLCGSPTHNSCNNSSVHDSVSDGPSSSNPSGTADNDTKKSKQSSISGYAFLFLLFAVVALLAVILLLILYNKKAKELKNIVTQQNRRAVEAEDKKEDKSEAVESGTVVERGEDRGKLIFLENGGGFELSDLLKASAEGLGKGIFGNTYKAILDNGKALVVKRMRDLKPMTSEEFTRQLQLLANQKHPNLIPPLAYFFSKQEKLLIYRYAEKGNLFNRIHGGRGSKERVPFRWNSRLSAARGVARALQHLHANSRTNNIIPHGNLKSTNVLLNQNNIILVSDYGLSSLIALPIAAQSMVCFKSPEYQTTRRIYPNTDVWSYGCMLIELLSGRVCANAAPPGVKGVDLCSWVHRAVREEWTAEIFDSEISVQRSAAHGMLQLLQIAIRCCDKSPDKRPEMAEIAQEIEKMKAAVDSEDEEDVSVERSLTDESFATTSSIAAADDR, from the exons ATGCTGAATTCCCCAGAAACGCACCTCCACCTTCTCATGTTCAGCATAATGCGCTCTTCGATGTCGCTTGGAAAATTCTTCCTAACCTCACTCATCTTGCTGCTAAACCACAGGATCACTGCAAGTAGTGCTCTGCCGCTAGGTTACGATGGAGACGAGAGAGAGGCTCTTTATGTTCTGAGAGCTGCTTTCAACAACTCTCTCTTGAACAGTAACTGGAGGGGCATACATTGCTATATGGACGACCCGCCGAGATGGTACGGAATTCAGTGCAACAATGGCCGTGTCACAGTTATAGCACTGGAAGGTATGGGGCTGAAGGGGGTAGTCAATTCCGATGCCCTCATTCACTTCTCCGAGCTGTCCATCCTGAGCTTCAAGAACAATGCACTTTTGGGCAATATAATGAATTTTTCAGGAAATCAGAAGTTGGCCCAAATCGACCTCTCGGGGAACAAGTTCCATGGTCCAATCTCGGAGTCGCTCCTGAGTCTAGCTTTACTAGCATCATTGAAGCTCCAGAACAACAACTTGTCAGGGAAAATACCGGAGTTCAATCAACCTACCTTGATCTACTTTAATGTGTCAAACAACAATCTAGGTGGGCAAATCCCATTGACGCAAGTTGTTCAATCATTCAGCTTGGATTCATTCTCGGGCAACCTGGGACTATGCGGATCGCCCACACATAATTCCTGTAATAACTCCAGCGTCCACGACTCGGTGAGCGATGGCCCATCATCTTCCAATCCTTCTGGAACTGCAGATAATGATACTAAAAAAAGCAAACAGTCTTCCATTTCTGgctatgcttttctttttctgctgttCGCCGTGGTGGCTCTACTTGCTGTGATCTTGCTGTTAATCTTGTACAACAAGAAGGCCAAGGAGCTCAAAAATATTGTGACCCAACAGAATCGGCGAGCTGTAGAAGCAGAGGAcaagaaagaagacaaaagcGAGGCGGTCGAGAGCGGTACAGTTGTTGAGAGAGGAGAAGATAGAGGGAAGCTTATATTCTTGGAAAACGGTGGAGGGTTTGAATTGAGTGATCTTTTGAAAGCATCTGCCGAGGGACTTGGGAAAGGCATCTTCGGCAACACTTACAAGGCAATCTTGGATAACGGGAAGGCCCTTGTGGTGAAGAGAATGAGGGATCTGAAGCCGATGACCAGCGAGGAGTTCACGAGGCAATTGCAGTTGCTCGCCAATCAGAAGCACCCAAATCTGATTCCTCCTCTTGCCTACTTCTTCTCTAAGCAAGAGAAGCTGTTGATCTACAGATATGCAGAGAAAGGCAACTTGTTCAACCGCATTCATG GTGGAAGGGGAAGCAAAGAACGGGTCCCATTCAGGTGGAACTCCAGACTATCAGCTGCTCGAGGTGTGGCTCGAGCCCTACAGCACCTGCACGCCAACTCAAGAACAAATAACATCATTCCCCATGGGAACCTCAAATCGACCAATGTCCTCCTCAATCAAAACAACATTATCCTTGTCTCTGACTACGGCCTCTCTTCTCTCATCGCGCTCCCCATCGCCGCGCAATCCATGGTCTGCTTCAAATCCCCTGAATACCAAACTACACGACGGATCTACCCGAACACTGACGTCTGGAGCTACGGTTGCATGCTTATCGAACTACTCAGTGGCCGAGTCTGCGCCAATGCAGCCCCACCAGGAGTCAAAGGCGTGGATCTCTGCAGCTGGGTCCACCGGGCAGTGAGAGAGGAATGGACTGCTGAGATCTTTGACTCTGAGATATCAGTGCAGAGAAGTGCTGCCCACGGGATGCTCCAGTTGCTGCAGATTGCAATCCGGTGTTGTGACAAGTCGCCAGATAAGCGCCCTGAGATGGCGGAGATTGCACAGGagattgagaaaatgaaggcggCTGTTGATTCCGAGGACGAGGAGGACGTGTCGGTCGAGCGGTCCCTCACTGATGAGTCTTTCGCAACCACATCGTCCATTGCTGCAGCTGATGACAGATGA
- the LOC115755157 gene encoding chlorophyll a-b binding protein CP24 10A, chloroplastic-like, giving the protein MAATSGAVVNGLGSAFLCGGRRSRSLLSAVGFGAKAGSGAGSRNLVVVAAAQPKKSWVPGVRGGGNFIDPEWLDGSLPGDYGFDPLGLGKDPAFLRWYREAELIHGRWAMVAVVGIFAGQAWSGIPWFEAGADPGAIAPFSFGTLLGTQLILMGWVESKRWVDFFNPDSQSVEWATPWSRTAENFANATGDQGYPGGKFFDPLGLAGTIKDGVYIPDVEKLERLKLAEIKHARIAMLAMLIFYFEAGQGKTPLGALGL; this is encoded by the exons ATGGCGGCGACTTCCGGCGCGGTGGTGAACGGGTTGGGGTCGGCCTTCTTGTGCGGGGGGAGGCGGAGCCGGTCCTTGCTGAGCGCGGTCGGCTTCGGGGCCAAGGCGGGGAGCGGCGCCGGTTCTAGGAACTTGGTGGTTGTCGCGGCGGCTCAGCCCAAGAAGTCTTGGGTCCCCGGCGTCAGGGGCGGCGGTAACTTCATCGACCCCGAGTGGCTCGACGGCTC GCTACCAGGTGATTACGGGTTCGACCCACTCGGGCTTGGCAAGGACCCGGCATTCCTCAGGTGGTATCGAGAGGCCGAGCTCATCCACGGCCGGTGGGCCATGGTCGCAGTGGTCGGCATCTTTGCGGGCCAGGCCTGGAGCGGCATCCCATGGTTCGAGGCCGGGGCCGACCCTGGCGCCATCGCCCCGTTCTCCTTCGGCACCCTCCTCGGGACTCAGCTCATCCTCATGGGGTGGGTCGAGAGCAAGCGGTGGGTCGACTTCTTCAACCCGGACTCGCAGTCGGTGGAGTGGGCCACGCCCTGGTCTAGGACCGCCGAGAACTTCGCCAACGCCACAGGCGATCAGGGctacccgggaggcaagttctTCGACCCGCTCGGCCTCGCCGGGACAATCAAGGACGGGGTCTACATCCCGGACGTCGAGAAGCTGGAGAGGTTGAAGCTGGCCGAGATCAAGCACGCCCGGATTGCTATGTTGGCCATGTTGATCTTTTACTTTGAGGCTGGGCAGGGCAAGACCCCTCTTGGGGCTCTTGGATTGTAG